One Nomascus leucogenys isolate Asia chromosome 22a, Asia_NLE_v1, whole genome shotgun sequence DNA segment encodes these proteins:
- the NFE2L2 gene encoding nuclear factor erythroid 2-related factor 2 isoform X1, with protein sequence MNLLPFPHPGIRMKFCSSAKDMDLIDILWRQDIDLGVSREVFDFSQRRKEYELEKQKKLEKERQEQLQKEQEKAFFAQLQLDEETGEFLPIQPAQHIQSETSGSANYSQVAHIPKSDALYFDDCMQLLAQTFPFVDDNEVSSATFQSLVPDIPGHIESPVFIATNQAQSPETSVAQVAPADLDGMQQDIEQVWEELLSIPELQCLNIENDKLVETTMVPSPEAKLTEVDNYHFYSSIPSMEKEVGNCSPHFLNAFEDSFSSILSTEDPNQLTVNSLNSDATVNTDFGDEFYSAFIAEPSISNNMPSPATLSHSLSELLNGPIDVSDLSLCKAFNQNHPESTAEFNDSDSGISLNTSPSVASPEHSVESSSYGDTLLGLSDSEVEELDSAPGSVKENGPKTQPVHSSGDMVQPLSPSQGQSTRVHDAQCENTPEKELPVSPGHRKTPFTKDKHSSRLEAHLTRDELRAKALHIPFPVEKIINLPVVDFNEMMSKEQFNEAQLALIRDIRRRGKNKVAAQNCRKRKLENIVELEQDLDHLKDEKEKLLKEKGENDKSLHLLKKQLSTLYLEVFSMLRDEDGKPYSPNEYSLQQTRDGNVFLVPKSKKPDVKKN encoded by the exons GACATGGATTTGATTGACATACTTTGGAGGCAAGATATAGATCTTGGAGTAAGTCGAGAAGTATTTGACTTCAGTCAGCGACGGAAAGAGTATGagctggaaaaacagaaaaaacttgAAAAGGAAAGACAAGAACAACTCCAAAAGGAGCAAGAGAAAGCCTTTTTCGCTCAGTTACAACTAGATGAAGAGACAGGTGAATTTCTCCCAATTCAGCCAGCCCAACATATCCAGTCAGAAACCAGTGGATCTGCCAACTACTCCCAG GTTGCCCACATTCCCAAATCAGATGCTTTGTACTTTGATGACTGCATGCAGCTTTTGGCGCAGACATTCCCGTTTGTAGATGACAATGAG GTTTCTTCAGCTACGTTTCAGTCACTTGTTCCTGATATTCCCGGTCACATCGAGAGCCCAGTCTTCATTGCTACTAATCAGGCTCAGTCACCTGAAACTTCCGTTGCTCAGGTAGCCCCTGCTGATTTAGACGGTATGCAACAGGACATTGAGCAAGTTTGGGAGGAGTTATtatccattcctgagttacag TGTCTTAATATTGAAAATGACAAGCTGGTTGAGACTACCATGGTCCCAAGTCCAGAAGCCAAACTGACAGAAGTTGACAATTATCATTTTTACTCATCTATACCCTCAATGGAAAAAGAAGTAGGTAACTGTagtccacattttcttaatgcttttGAGGATTCCTTCAGCAGCATCCTCTCCACAGAAGACCCCAACCAGTTGACAGTGAACTCATTAAATTCAGATGCCACAGTCAACACAGATTTTGGTGATGAATTTTATTCTGCTTTCATAGCTGAGCCCAGTATCAGCAACAACATGCCCTCACCTGCTACTTTAAGCCATTCACTCTCTGAACTTCTAAATGGGCCCATTGATGTTTCTGATCTATCACTTTGCAAAGCTTTCAACCAAAACCACCCTGAAAGCACAGCAGAATTCAATGATTCTGACTCCGGCATTTCACTAAACACAAGTCCCAGTGTGGCATCACCAGAACACTCAGTGGAATCTTCCAGTTATGGAGACACACTACTTGGCCTCAGTGATTCTGAAGTCGAAGAGCTAGATAGTGCCCCTGGAAGTGTCAAAGAGAATGGTCCTAAAACACAACCAGTACATTCTTCTGGGGATATGGTACAACCCCTGTCACCATCTCAGGGGCAGAGCACTCGCGTGCATGATGCCCAATGTGAGAACACACCAGAGAAAGAATTGCCTGTAAGTCCTGGTCATCGAAAAACCCCATTCACAAAAGACAAACATTCAAGCCGCTTGGAGGCTCATCTCACAAGAGATGAACTTAGGGCAAAAGCTCTCCATATCCCATTCCCTGTAGAAAAAATCATTAACCTCCCTGTTGTTGACTTCAACGAAATGATGTCCAAAGAGCAGTTCAATGAAGCTCAACTTGCATTAATTCGAGATATACGTAGGAGGGGTAAGAATAAAGTAGCTGCTCAgaattgcagaaaaagaaaactggaaaatatagTAGAACTAGAGCAAGATTTAGAtcatttgaaagatgaaaaagaaaaattgctcaaagaaaaaggagaaaatgacaaAAGCCTTCACCTACTGAAAAAACAACTCAGCACCTTGTATCTCGAAGTTTTCAGCATGCTACGTGATGAAGATGGGAAACCTTATTCCCCTAATGAATACTCCCTGCAGCAAACAAGAGATGGCAATGTTTTCCTTGTTCCCAAAAGTAAGAAGCCAGATGTTAAGAAAAACTAG
- the NFE2L2 gene encoding nuclear factor erythroid 2-related factor 2 isoform X2, whose translation MMDLELPPPGLPSQQDMDLIDILWRQDIDLGVSREVFDFSQRRKEYELEKQKKLEKERQEQLQKEQEKAFFAQLQLDEETGEFLPIQPAQHIQSETSGSANYSQVAHIPKSDALYFDDCMQLLAQTFPFVDDNEVSSATFQSLVPDIPGHIESPVFIATNQAQSPETSVAQVAPADLDGMQQDIEQVWEELLSIPELQCLNIENDKLVETTMVPSPEAKLTEVDNYHFYSSIPSMEKEVGNCSPHFLNAFEDSFSSILSTEDPNQLTVNSLNSDATVNTDFGDEFYSAFIAEPSISNNMPSPATLSHSLSELLNGPIDVSDLSLCKAFNQNHPESTAEFNDSDSGISLNTSPSVASPEHSVESSSYGDTLLGLSDSEVEELDSAPGSVKENGPKTQPVHSSGDMVQPLSPSQGQSTRVHDAQCENTPEKELPVSPGHRKTPFTKDKHSSRLEAHLTRDELRAKALHIPFPVEKIINLPVVDFNEMMSKEQFNEAQLALIRDIRRRGKNKVAAQNCRKRKLENIVELEQDLDHLKDEKEKLLKEKGENDKSLHLLKKQLSTLYLEVFSMLRDEDGKPYSPNEYSLQQTRDGNVFLVPKSKKPDVKKN comes from the exons GACATGGATTTGATTGACATACTTTGGAGGCAAGATATAGATCTTGGAGTAAGTCGAGAAGTATTTGACTTCAGTCAGCGACGGAAAGAGTATGagctggaaaaacagaaaaaacttgAAAAGGAAAGACAAGAACAACTCCAAAAGGAGCAAGAGAAAGCCTTTTTCGCTCAGTTACAACTAGATGAAGAGACAGGTGAATTTCTCCCAATTCAGCCAGCCCAACATATCCAGTCAGAAACCAGTGGATCTGCCAACTACTCCCAG GTTGCCCACATTCCCAAATCAGATGCTTTGTACTTTGATGACTGCATGCAGCTTTTGGCGCAGACATTCCCGTTTGTAGATGACAATGAG GTTTCTTCAGCTACGTTTCAGTCACTTGTTCCTGATATTCCCGGTCACATCGAGAGCCCAGTCTTCATTGCTACTAATCAGGCTCAGTCACCTGAAACTTCCGTTGCTCAGGTAGCCCCTGCTGATTTAGACGGTATGCAACAGGACATTGAGCAAGTTTGGGAGGAGTTATtatccattcctgagttacag TGTCTTAATATTGAAAATGACAAGCTGGTTGAGACTACCATGGTCCCAAGTCCAGAAGCCAAACTGACAGAAGTTGACAATTATCATTTTTACTCATCTATACCCTCAATGGAAAAAGAAGTAGGTAACTGTagtccacattttcttaatgcttttGAGGATTCCTTCAGCAGCATCCTCTCCACAGAAGACCCCAACCAGTTGACAGTGAACTCATTAAATTCAGATGCCACAGTCAACACAGATTTTGGTGATGAATTTTATTCTGCTTTCATAGCTGAGCCCAGTATCAGCAACAACATGCCCTCACCTGCTACTTTAAGCCATTCACTCTCTGAACTTCTAAATGGGCCCATTGATGTTTCTGATCTATCACTTTGCAAAGCTTTCAACCAAAACCACCCTGAAAGCACAGCAGAATTCAATGATTCTGACTCCGGCATTTCACTAAACACAAGTCCCAGTGTGGCATCACCAGAACACTCAGTGGAATCTTCCAGTTATGGAGACACACTACTTGGCCTCAGTGATTCTGAAGTCGAAGAGCTAGATAGTGCCCCTGGAAGTGTCAAAGAGAATGGTCCTAAAACACAACCAGTACATTCTTCTGGGGATATGGTACAACCCCTGTCACCATCTCAGGGGCAGAGCACTCGCGTGCATGATGCCCAATGTGAGAACACACCAGAGAAAGAATTGCCTGTAAGTCCTGGTCATCGAAAAACCCCATTCACAAAAGACAAACATTCAAGCCGCTTGGAGGCTCATCTCACAAGAGATGAACTTAGGGCAAAAGCTCTCCATATCCCATTCCCTGTAGAAAAAATCATTAACCTCCCTGTTGTTGACTTCAACGAAATGATGTCCAAAGAGCAGTTCAATGAAGCTCAACTTGCATTAATTCGAGATATACGTAGGAGGGGTAAGAATAAAGTAGCTGCTCAgaattgcagaaaaagaaaactggaaaatatagTAGAACTAGAGCAAGATTTAGAtcatttgaaagatgaaaaagaaaaattgctcaaagaaaaaggagaaaatgacaaAAGCCTTCACCTACTGAAAAAACAACTCAGCACCTTGTATCTCGAAGTTTTCAGCATGCTACGTGATGAAGATGGGAAACCTTATTCCCCTAATGAATACTCCCTGCAGCAAACAAGAGATGGCAATGTTTTCCTTGTTCCCAAAAGTAAGAAGCCAGATGTTAAGAAAAACTAG
- the NFE2L2 gene encoding nuclear factor erythroid 2-related factor 2 isoform X3, with product MDLIDILWRQDIDLGVSREVFDFSQRRKEYELEKQKKLEKERQEQLQKEQEKAFFAQLQLDEETGEFLPIQPAQHIQSETSGSANYSQVAHIPKSDALYFDDCMQLLAQTFPFVDDNEVSSATFQSLVPDIPGHIESPVFIATNQAQSPETSVAQVAPADLDGMQQDIEQVWEELLSIPELQCLNIENDKLVETTMVPSPEAKLTEVDNYHFYSSIPSMEKEVGNCSPHFLNAFEDSFSSILSTEDPNQLTVNSLNSDATVNTDFGDEFYSAFIAEPSISNNMPSPATLSHSLSELLNGPIDVSDLSLCKAFNQNHPESTAEFNDSDSGISLNTSPSVASPEHSVESSSYGDTLLGLSDSEVEELDSAPGSVKENGPKTQPVHSSGDMVQPLSPSQGQSTRVHDAQCENTPEKELPVSPGHRKTPFTKDKHSSRLEAHLTRDELRAKALHIPFPVEKIINLPVVDFNEMMSKEQFNEAQLALIRDIRRRGKNKVAAQNCRKRKLENIVELEQDLDHLKDEKEKLLKEKGENDKSLHLLKKQLSTLYLEVFSMLRDEDGKPYSPNEYSLQQTRDGNVFLVPKSKKPDVKKN from the exons ATGGATTTGATTGACATACTTTGGAGGCAAGATATAGATCTTGGAGTAAGTCGAGAAGTATTTGACTTCAGTCAGCGACGGAAAGAGTATGagctggaaaaacagaaaaaacttgAAAAGGAAAGACAAGAACAACTCCAAAAGGAGCAAGAGAAAGCCTTTTTCGCTCAGTTACAACTAGATGAAGAGACAGGTGAATTTCTCCCAATTCAGCCAGCCCAACATATCCAGTCAGAAACCAGTGGATCTGCCAACTACTCCCAG GTTGCCCACATTCCCAAATCAGATGCTTTGTACTTTGATGACTGCATGCAGCTTTTGGCGCAGACATTCCCGTTTGTAGATGACAATGAG GTTTCTTCAGCTACGTTTCAGTCACTTGTTCCTGATATTCCCGGTCACATCGAGAGCCCAGTCTTCATTGCTACTAATCAGGCTCAGTCACCTGAAACTTCCGTTGCTCAGGTAGCCCCTGCTGATTTAGACGGTATGCAACAGGACATTGAGCAAGTTTGGGAGGAGTTATtatccattcctgagttacag TGTCTTAATATTGAAAATGACAAGCTGGTTGAGACTACCATGGTCCCAAGTCCAGAAGCCAAACTGACAGAAGTTGACAATTATCATTTTTACTCATCTATACCCTCAATGGAAAAAGAAGTAGGTAACTGTagtccacattttcttaatgcttttGAGGATTCCTTCAGCAGCATCCTCTCCACAGAAGACCCCAACCAGTTGACAGTGAACTCATTAAATTCAGATGCCACAGTCAACACAGATTTTGGTGATGAATTTTATTCTGCTTTCATAGCTGAGCCCAGTATCAGCAACAACATGCCCTCACCTGCTACTTTAAGCCATTCACTCTCTGAACTTCTAAATGGGCCCATTGATGTTTCTGATCTATCACTTTGCAAAGCTTTCAACCAAAACCACCCTGAAAGCACAGCAGAATTCAATGATTCTGACTCCGGCATTTCACTAAACACAAGTCCCAGTGTGGCATCACCAGAACACTCAGTGGAATCTTCCAGTTATGGAGACACACTACTTGGCCTCAGTGATTCTGAAGTCGAAGAGCTAGATAGTGCCCCTGGAAGTGTCAAAGAGAATGGTCCTAAAACACAACCAGTACATTCTTCTGGGGATATGGTACAACCCCTGTCACCATCTCAGGGGCAGAGCACTCGCGTGCATGATGCCCAATGTGAGAACACACCAGAGAAAGAATTGCCTGTAAGTCCTGGTCATCGAAAAACCCCATTCACAAAAGACAAACATTCAAGCCGCTTGGAGGCTCATCTCACAAGAGATGAACTTAGGGCAAAAGCTCTCCATATCCCATTCCCTGTAGAAAAAATCATTAACCTCCCTGTTGTTGACTTCAACGAAATGATGTCCAAAGAGCAGTTCAATGAAGCTCAACTTGCATTAATTCGAGATATACGTAGGAGGGGTAAGAATAAAGTAGCTGCTCAgaattgcagaaaaagaaaactggaaaatatagTAGAACTAGAGCAAGATTTAGAtcatttgaaagatgaaaaagaaaaattgctcaaagaaaaaggagaaaatgacaaAAGCCTTCACCTACTGAAAAAACAACTCAGCACCTTGTATCTCGAAGTTTTCAGCATGCTACGTGATGAAGATGGGAAACCTTATTCCCCTAATGAATACTCCCTGCAGCAAACAAGAGATGGCAATGTTTTCCTTGTTCCCAAAAGTAAGAAGCCAGATGTTAAGAAAAACTAG